A region of Paenibacillus sp. JNUCC-31 DNA encodes the following proteins:
- a CDS encoding O-antigen ligase family protein: MSNPVYGKQIKTSSKAVAGLASPLQWTLTIGLILFLLWSAFQVALFNGQTLQFEGPIYWAIAITTLLFTMWVAVYFKQIKLETQQDCLKIAVILLPLTYVLSLISAASEYLAVNMILIQCMYAMIFVMAMYLLQNNKINHIIQSSLIGIAYVIVGFGLLNWLGAFSFAGKLVGWFSAGVVNGVYNQAIWNDSNGPRLASVFQYPNTYAAFLIPFLFITIFSMIRSKKVYMQLLHGFMLVPIILSLLLTLSRTGLVMLPIVFVILLLLLKPAKQILWFIYCGVAGIGTIIVLNPINTAGLELQKQYSGSLAAKGWIYLIAASVVVTLLCWVIQRWVAPRLEGKLQSWSDRKGSSLWIPLGSVVLTVIVAVLLLGTSVRNILPDSISTRLENINFQQHSVLERITFYKDAMKLVADYPIIGAGGGAWTSLYEKYQNNPYISAQAHNFFMQYLVEVGIIGFVVFMAFILFVFYQYVRAYVVRSEEERESHFVYFILSMSILVLSILDFNMSYVFIGILVFLGLGGMAAAMDPKPMRRLKLSDSTARGIYSVIAGVAVIILLIVSVRFLQANHYAYKAKEVAQTSQDFQEIKAPLDKDLSIRSTHFDSLLMLSSLYQQGYEQTKDDQFYTASVQLLQRGLEAEPFNKSMVKQLISLYELKGEADQAYTLQKEYADNYAWDMSWYEQLISRSFDLGYQAVGQGDTAKKESYFASGLDAYQHVVDGIAHLKTLPEGQMQGEAFELTPTMILNSGKMKYMLNDAAGAAAILKGGIAEDLTDATNREIARWYLAVLAKEGQQDQAVYDKLIAVAPTEADEIKKISELNF; the protein is encoded by the coding sequence TTGTCGAATCCAGTATACGGTAAACAAATCAAAACGTCGAGCAAAGCAGTTGCAGGTTTGGCTTCGCCCCTGCAATGGACTCTGACCATAGGACTCATCTTATTTTTACTCTGGTCCGCTTTCCAAGTTGCGTTATTTAACGGACAAACGCTTCAATTTGAAGGACCCATTTATTGGGCGATTGCAATTACAACCCTCCTATTCACTATGTGGGTTGCTGTCTACTTCAAGCAGATTAAGTTAGAAACTCAGCAAGATTGTCTTAAGATCGCGGTGATATTGTTGCCACTTACCTATGTCCTGTCACTCATCAGTGCAGCATCTGAATATTTGGCAGTCAACATGATCCTCATCCAATGCATGTATGCAATGATCTTTGTAATGGCTATGTACCTGCTCCAAAACAACAAAATCAATCATATCATACAATCCTCCTTGATAGGAATTGCATATGTTATTGTCGGATTTGGGTTGTTAAACTGGCTGGGGGCCTTCAGTTTCGCAGGCAAGCTTGTCGGGTGGTTCTCGGCCGGTGTCGTGAATGGAGTCTATAACCAAGCCATCTGGAATGATTCCAACGGTCCACGGCTTGCATCGGTGTTTCAGTATCCCAATACATACGCCGCTTTTCTGATTCCATTTTTGTTTATTACCATTTTTAGTATGATTCGTTCCAAAAAAGTGTACATGCAGCTACTTCATGGATTTATGCTTGTGCCAATCATCCTGTCGTTGCTGCTGACGCTCTCCCGTACGGGGCTTGTCATGCTGCCAATTGTGTTTGTCATTTTGTTGCTCCTGTTGAAACCTGCAAAGCAAATTTTGTGGTTTATCTATTGTGGAGTAGCAGGAATCGGTACAATTATCGTTTTAAATCCGATAAATACAGCTGGACTGGAATTACAAAAGCAATACTCTGGCTCACTCGCAGCCAAGGGTTGGATTTACCTGATTGCTGCATCCGTAGTTGTGACATTGTTATGTTGGGTTATCCAGCGCTGGGTTGCGCCTCGCCTTGAAGGCAAGCTTCAATCCTGGTCAGATCGGAAAGGATCCAGTTTATGGATTCCACTAGGCTCCGTCGTTCTCACCGTCATTGTTGCCGTGCTTCTGCTCGGTACCAGCGTGCGCAACATTTTGCCAGACAGCATTAGTACCCGGCTTGAAAATATCAATTTCCAACAGCACAGTGTGCTGGAGCGGATTACCTTTTATAAAGATGCCATGAAGCTCGTCGCTGACTATCCAATAATTGGAGCAGGCGGTGGTGCGTGGACCTCTTTGTATGAAAAATACCAGAACAATCCTTATATCAGTGCTCAGGCCCACAACTTCTTCATGCAATACCTGGTTGAGGTTGGGATTATTGGATTTGTTGTGTTTATGGCATTCATTCTCTTTGTTTTCTATCAATATGTTCGTGCCTATGTAGTAAGGAGTGAGGAAGAACGCGAATCTCATTTCGTGTACTTCATTCTGTCCATGTCCATTCTGGTACTAAGTATCCTTGATTTCAATATGAGTTATGTCTTTATTGGAATTCTTGTTTTCCTTGGTCTCGGTGGAATGGCTGCTGCGATGGATCCTAAGCCGATGCGTCGCTTGAAGCTTAGTGACTCTACAGCACGAGGAATCTACAGTGTGATTGCAGGAGTAGCTGTAATCATTCTGCTAATTGTATCTGTTCGTTTTCTACAAGCCAATCATTATGCCTATAAAGCTAAAGAGGTAGCTCAAACTAGCCAGGACTTTCAGGAGATCAAAGCTCCACTGGACAAGGACTTATCTATTCGCAGTACACATTTTGATTCATTACTGATGCTTTCTTCCCTCTATCAACAGGGCTATGAACAGACAAAGGATGATCAGTTCTATACTGCATCCGTTCAATTGCTCCAGCGTGGTCTTGAAGCAGAGCCATTCAATAAGAGCATGGTGAAGCAACTCATCAGTCTGTACGAATTGAAGGGTGAGGCTGACCAAGCCTATACTCTCCAAAAAGAGTACGCCGACAATTATGCCTGGGATATGAGCTGGTATGAACAGTTGATCAGTCGATCCTTCGATCTTGGGTATCAGGCAGTTGGACAAGGGGATACAGCTAAGAAAGAATCGTACTTCGCTTCGGGTCTGGATGCTTATCAGCACGTTGTAGACGGAATTGCACATCTGAAGACTCTGCCTGAAGGACAAATGCAGGGAGAAGCTTTTGAGCTGACTCCAACGATGATCCTCAATTCAGGGAAAATGAAATATATGTTAAACGACGCGGCCGGAGCCGCTGCCATCCTGAAAGGCGGGATAGCGGAGGATCTAACCGATGCAACCAACCGTGAAATTGCAAGGTGGTATCTTGCCGTGCTGGCGAAGGAAGGACAACAGGATCAAGCTGTATATGATAAACTGATTGCTGTTGCACCGACCGAGGCAGATGAAATTAAAAAGATCTCAGAATTAAATTTTTAA
- a CDS encoding ABC transporter permease produces MIKILTLFKEFYNSRGLVLRLAKNDFWVKYANSQLGILWAFVQPLMTILVYWFIFEIGFRVVPLDNIPYLLWLMCGLIPWFFFSEALGNSTNSLIEYSYLVKKVVFKVSILPSIKIISALFVHIFFMAFLLYVYFLYGYEPTIYIVQLLYYLFALCFLLLGLSYITASCVIFFRDLNQIVAIILQFGIWLSPILWQPSLFPAKYLTLLKLNPMYYIVEGYRDSLVGEVWFWQKPEMTLYFWCVSFIIFVVGALFYKKLKPHFADVL; encoded by the coding sequence GTGATTAAGATTTTAACTCTTTTTAAAGAATTTTATAATTCCAGAGGTCTTGTTTTAAGATTGGCTAAAAATGATTTTTGGGTTAAATATGCCAATTCTCAACTTGGGATTTTGTGGGCTTTTGTCCAACCTTTGATGACGATTCTCGTATACTGGTTTATTTTCGAAATTGGATTCCGTGTAGTTCCGCTTGACAATATCCCGTATCTTTTATGGTTGATGTGTGGTCTTATTCCATGGTTCTTTTTTTCCGAGGCCCTTGGCAATTCGACCAACAGCTTGATTGAATACAGTTATTTGGTAAAAAAAGTTGTGTTTAAAGTCAGTATTTTACCAAGTATCAAAATTATTTCGGCTCTGTTTGTACACATATTTTTTATGGCTTTTTTATTGTATGTGTATTTCCTGTATGGTTATGAGCCGACTATCTATATTGTGCAACTGCTTTATTATCTTTTTGCACTTTGCTTTTTATTACTGGGCTTGTCTTACATTACGGCCTCCTGCGTCATTTTTTTTCGGGATTTGAACCAAATCGTGGCTATCATATTGCAATTTGGAATATGGCTGTCTCCTATTTTGTGGCAACCTTCTTTGTTTCCGGCCAAATATTTGACTTTATTGAAACTGAACCCTATGTATTACATTGTTGAAGGATACAGGGACTCGCTAGTAGGTGAAGTATGGTTCTGGCAAAAACCCGAGATGACGCTATACTTCTGGTGTGTTTCCTTTATCATTTTTGTGGTCGGAGCATTGTTCTACAAAAAATTAAAACCTCATTTTGCTGACGTTTTATAA
- a CDS encoding IS3 family transposase (programmed frameshift), which produces MSKKLFTTQEQAQLRTNPYVKNVSAKAITYTDAFKERFIQEYNQGKFPSEIFQEAGFAIDVLGATRIRKASNRWRAAFQEQGPAGLTDARKHASGRPLTRELSLEEKYARLEAKMKWLEAENEFLKKARSTRKADEKKEIQLSTWQKFELIQQMMRAYPLQRKVHVLCEIAGVSRSGYYRYRSENAQLHRQKQEQNDENVKAILLKAYRYRGRKKGARQIKMTLENQYGVTYNLKRIRRVMQKYNIVCPIRKANPARRMAKATQEHRTCPNTLKRAFKPGVAGQVLLTDITYLTYGKNKRAYLSTIKDAETNEILAYEVSASLGLDIAIDTLKQLKKHRHLTSDALIHSDQGFHYTNPKFQKLVKEMGLSQSMSRRGNCWDNAPQESFFGHFKDETNFKTCMTLEEVTQEVKSYMIYYNHYRGQWNLKKLPPARYRQQLEVA; this is translated from the exons ATGTCTAAAAAGTTATTTACAACTCAAGAGCAAGCTCAGTTAAGAACAAATCCCTATGTGAAAAATGTCAGTGCTAAAGCCATTACATATACGGATGCTTTTAAAGAACGATTTATTCAAGAGTATAATCAAGGTAAGTTTCCAAGTGAGATTTTTCAGGAGGCGGGCTTTGCCATTGACGTTTTGGGGGCAACCCGGATTCGAAAGGCTTCCAATCGATGGCGTGCGGCTTTTCAGGAACAAGGACCTGCAGGATTAACAGACGCTAGAAAACACGCCTCAGGACGTCCTCTGACCCGCGAATTAAGTCTCGAAGAAAAATATGCCCGTTTAGAAGCGAAAATGAAATGGCTTGAAGCGGAGAATGAAT TTCTTAAAAAAGCTCGATCAACTCGAAAGGCAGATGAGAAAAAAGAAATTCAATTAAGTACGTGGCAAAAATTCGAACTGATTCAACAGATGATGAGGGCATACCCTCTCCAGCGAAAGGTGCATGTTCTATGTGAAATCGCCGGGGTCTCACGTTCGGGCTACTATCGATATCGTAGTGAAAATGCTCAATTACATCGTCAAAAACAGGAACAAAACGATGAAAACGTCAAAGCGATTCTTCTGAAAGCCTACCGTTACCGGGGAAGGAAGAAGGGAGCTCGTCAAATCAAAATGACGCTGGAGAACCAATATGGAGTTACATACAACCTCAAGCGTATCCGTCGAGTCATGCAAAAGTACAACATCGTTTGTCCGATTCGAAAAGCCAATCCTGCACGACGTATGGCCAAAGCCACTCAAGAGCATCGAACCTGTCCCAACACGTTAAAGCGAGCCTTTAAGCCAGGGGTCGCCGGTCAAGTTCTCTTAACCGACATCACGTATTTAACCTATGGGAAAAACAAGCGGGCCTATCTGTCCACGATAAAAGACGCCGAAACGAATGAAATTTTAGCCTATGAAGTCTCTGCTTCACTTGGTTTGGACATTGCGATCGACACGTTGAAACAACTCAAGAAACATCGCCATCTCACCTCGGATGCCTTGATTCATTCGGATCAAGGATTTCACTACACCAATCCGAAGTTCCAAAAGCTTGTGAAAGAAATGGGGCTAAGTCAATCCATGTCACGTAGAGGAAACTGTTGGGATAACGCTCCACAAGAATCATTCTTTGGGCATTTTAAAGATGAAACGAATTTCAAAACGTGTATGACTTTGGAAGAAGTTACGCAAGAAGTGAAAAGCTACATGATCTATTACAATCATTATCGAGGTCAATGGAACTTAAAGAAGCTGCCGCCTGCGCGTTACAGGCAGCAGCTTGAGGTGGCCTAA
- a CDS encoding DUF6056 family protein produces MCCLFWLFCWVLTFLHRSFSEWKKENVYFGILFMFVGCMSFFIMIASPIFLIRASYGERCYLN; encoded by the coding sequence ATTTGCTGCTTATTCTGGCTATTCTGCTGGGTGTTAACATTTTTGCACCGATCTTTTTCAGAATGGAAAAAGGAAAATGTCTATTTTGGGATCCTTTTTATGTTTGTTGGCTGTATGAGCTTTTTTATAATGATTGCTTCCCCTATTTTCCTTATCAGAGCCTCTTATGGCGAGCGGTGCTACCTAAATTAA
- the galU gene encoding UTP--glucose-1-phosphate uridylyltransferase GalU — protein sequence MRIRKAIIPAAGLGTRFLPATKAMPKEMLPIVDKPTIQYIIEEAVASGIEDIIIVTGKGKRAIEDHFDYSFELEQNLAGKQKWDLLNEVRKPSEMADIHYIRQKEPKGLGHAIWCARKFIGDEPFAVLLGDDIVEAETPCLQQMIEVFDEYQSPIVGVQPVDWKEVSRYGIVDGEQILKTDERVFRSKRLVEKPKPEDAPSNLAIMGRYILTPDIFEILGQQSAGVGGEIQLTDALSRLNEQRRILAYHFDGLRHDVGEKLGFIETTIHYALQHDDLREDLLNYLKKVVSSN from the coding sequence GTGCGTATTCGCAAAGCAATTATTCCAGCGGCCGGGCTCGGTACCCGGTTTCTGCCTGCCACGAAGGCGATGCCCAAGGAAATGCTGCCCATCGTTGATAAGCCGACGATACAGTACATTATTGAAGAAGCTGTGGCTTCAGGCATTGAGGATATCATTATCGTAACAGGTAAAGGTAAACGGGCCATCGAGGATCATTTTGACTATTCATTTGAGCTGGAGCAGAACCTGGCTGGTAAACAGAAATGGGATCTGCTGAATGAAGTTCGCAAGCCCTCTGAGATGGCAGACATCCATTATATCCGTCAAAAAGAACCCAAGGGTCTTGGACACGCTATCTGGTGTGCCCGCAAGTTTATTGGGGATGAGCCTTTTGCTGTTCTGCTTGGGGACGATATCGTAGAGGCAGAAACGCCTTGCCTGCAGCAGATGATCGAAGTGTTCGACGAATACCAATCCCCAATCGTAGGTGTGCAGCCGGTAGATTGGAAGGAGGTATCCCGCTACGGGATTGTGGACGGTGAGCAGATTCTAAAAACCGATGAACGAGTATTCCGATCGAAGCGTTTGGTTGAAAAGCCAAAGCCTGAAGATGCTCCTTCGAATCTGGCCATTATGGGGCGATATATTCTTACCCCAGACATATTTGAGATCCTTGGCCAGCAATCGGCAGGTGTTGGTGGAGAAATCCAGTTAACGGATGCCTTGTCCCGTCTGAATGAACAGAGAAGGATATTGGCGTACCACTTTGACGGCCTTCGTCATGATGTGGGAGAGAAACTGGGCTTTATTGAGACAACGATTCATTATGCGCTTCAGCATGATGATCTACGGGAAGATTTGTTGAACTATTTAAAGAAAGTTGTTTCATCGAATTAA